DNA from Anaerolineae bacterium:
TTGAAAGCGCGACAGATATTCGCATTGCAGTGGCATTTGTATCAAACGATGGAGTCTCACTGATTATGCCCGTGATTGAACGGCAACTGGCAGCCGGCTCAAACGTGGAGTTCCTTGTTGGCATGGACCCGCGCGCTACCGATCCGGTTGCCATTCGCGAGCTGTATTCGCTCTCTCAAAAGAACCAGCGCGCAACACTATTGTGTTTTGTGCCACGGAGTACGTCTATTCTTTACCACCCAAAGATGTATTTAATGAGAAATGAACAGGTTACAACCGCAATTATTGGTTCATCCAACCTGACTCATAGTGGGTTAACATCCAATATTGAGGCAAACGTCATGATTCAAGATGATATACATTCAGAGCTAATGTCCGAGATTTTCAACACATATTATCGATTGAAATTTCATCCCTTACGAGTTGTCCCAGATGATGAATTCATCGATATTTTTGCGGACCTATGCAAAGTAGAAAAACGTGCGGAGAGACAACAGGCGCGACAGCCCGAAATTCACACCCTGAGACAAGCTTTCTCAACGAAGGCCAAGACCTTGCAACGCCCGAAACCCTCAAAGTCGGATTTGTTTGGCTGGCTTGAATTGGTATATGATGTTTTGCCAGAAGGTGAATTCTCCAATCAAGACATCTACGCCTATGAGGATTTCTTCCGTCAATATTATCCGTACAATATGAACATTAGGGCTAAGATACGTCAGCAATTGCAACTCTTGCAAAGGCTAGGATTCATCCAACATGTCGCCGCTGGTGTTTGGAGGAAGTTATAAACAATATTTTGTCCTATCGAACTGTTCGGAGACGAGCCTTTCTCTATTGCCAACCACATACCCTATACCTGGTATCCGTATTACGCGTATTTGACAAAATGCGCCCTTCGCGGTACATTGTATATTGCACGAAGCAATCAGTTGAGGCCATTGGAACAAAAGGAAGGGATTCCATGTCCCAGGAACAGATTCTTACCCGCCTGCGCAAGGTCGAGGGGCAGGTGCGCGGCCTCCAACGCATGATCGCCGAGGGCCA
Protein-coding regions in this window:
- a CDS encoding NgoFVII family restriction endonuclease, whose product is MIQIVDNVQCKTISTLIPAIESATDIRIAVAFVSNDGVSLIMPVIERQLAAGSNVEFLVGMDPRATDPVAIRELYSLSQKNQRATLLCFVPRSTSILYHPKMYLMRNEQVTTAIIGSSNLTHSGLTSNIEANVMIQDDIHSELMSEIFNTYYRLKFHPLRVVPDDEFIDIFADLCKVEKRAERQQARQPEIHTLRQAFSTKAKTLQRPKPSKSDLFGWLELVYDVLPEGEFSNQDIYAYEDFFRQYYPYNMNIRAKIRQQLQLLQRLGFIQHVAAGVWRKL